In Beggiatoa leptomitoformis, the genomic window TTGGTACAATCCTCATCGTCCTCAGGTAGAAAGACCTGATTACAGAAGAGATGATGCTCCTCGGTATAATCCATACGTTGAAAGACGTAAACATGATGATCATTAAAGAAAGGTGTATCCGTTAGGATTTACTTAATATTTATCAAAGACCTTTTAGATTTCAACCGTCTAAAAGGTTTTTGTACGTCATCACCCATTATTTATTCCCCTCTCGGTTTTACCCGTCGTGTCGCTACCGCTTGATAAGGGTCATCAGGCCAATAATGTTTCGGATAACGTCCTTTTAATTCTTTTTTCACGTCTGCGTAGGTTCTCTCCCAAAAACTACTTAAATCTTGTGTAACTTGTATCGGTTGGCGTGCAGGCGATAGCAAGTGCAGCATGATTTTTATTCGCCCTTGAGCAATGGTTGGTGTGGTATGCAGTCCGAAAAGCTCTTGTAAACGCACCGCTAAAATGGGGGGCTGTCCATCAGGAAAATATTGCAGGCGAATGTGTGAACCACTGGGAACGAGTAGGTGAGTTGGTGCATGTTTATCAATGTGTTGTTGCATTGTCCATGTTAAACAGGCGTGTAAAATTTCGGTTAAATTCAATTTTTGTAAATGACTTAAACGACTCATCCCTGTTAAATAAGCGGCTAACCACGTATCTAACTGAGCAAGCAAATAGTCATCGCTGATGTCAGGTAATCCTAACTCAGGCATCCATGTACGCAAAGCGAGAATACGCGCTTGCCATTCACGCAGTGCCTCTGTAAATGGTAATGCACTGATACCTGTTTGTTGAATACCTTGAATTAAAATGGGAATACGTGCATGGTCCGTTAGATTGGTTAAAGGCGTGCGAGTAAAAATTAATTCACCTAAACGCTGTTCCCGTTGGGCAACGACACACGCTTGGGTATAGTCCCAGTTTATGCGTTCCTGTGTAACCACCCGCGCAGAAAGATAATGCAGTAAAGCGGTTTGGCTAACGGGTTCGGCAAGAAAAATTTTCGCTTCAGCTCCTTGCCCACCATCTAAATGAGCAACGGCTAAATAATCTGGTGCAGTCACCCCTGCGGGGAGTAATGCGCCCCGTCCATTTGCTAAGCGATAACGTTGATGGCTGTTTGCTCGTCGTTGGGCGATGCGGTCAGGATAGGCAAAAGCAAGCAAAATGCCTGCACTGTCGGCTTCTACGCTTTGTGGTGTTTCACGTAATTGCTTACGCCATTGTTGTGCAAGTTGTTCAACAAGTTGGCAAGCATTGCTGTCTATGCCTTGTGTCCGTGCGGCTTGTTTTCCTTGTTGTCTATAGGTTTGTAATGCGTGTAATCGGGCGGACAATTCGGGGTTACGACTATCGCGGAGAATATCGCGTTCTGTTAATAATGCCGCAATATCACATGCTAAATTTCCCCATCCCAATTCTTGTGCGCGACAAAGTAAATGGGCTAAACGCGGATGTGTTGACCATGTCAACATGGTTTTACCAATATGGGTTAAACGTCCTTGTGTGTCTAAGGCTTCTAAATCGGCTAATAATTCACGGGCTTGAGCAAGGGCTGCAACGGGTGGCGGGTCTAACCAACGCAAGGTATTGGCATCTTGTACGCCCCATTGTGCCAATTCTAAGGCGAGAGGAGCTAAGTCAGCCTCGAGGATTTCTGCGGGGGTTTGAGCAATGAGCCGTTCTTGTTGTTCTTTACTCCATAAACGGTAACAAGTGCCTGCTTGCAAGCGTCCTGCCCGTCCTGCCCGTTGTTCTGCGGCGGCTTTAGATACACGTTGCAATGCTAAATGACTTAAACCACTGCTTGGGTCAAATCGCGGCGCACGTCGCCAGCCGCTGTCGACAACGGTGGTAATGCCTTCAATGGTTAAACTGGTTTCTGCAATGGGAGTCGCAAGCACAATTTTTCGCTGTCCATTCGCAGCAGGGCGAATGGCTTGGTCTTGTGCCTCGCGGGATAAATCACCGTATAAAGGATAAATTTGTATCTGTGGCGGAAAAGTCGCGTTTAATAATTGTTGTGTACGTCGAATTTCCCCACCTCCCGGTAAAAATGCCAAAATGTCACCCGTTGTTTCCGTGATAAGGTTGCGTAACGCATTCGCCATGCTTTCTGCAATGGGGGCGTTATTATCGGTTGGGATATATTGCAAGCTCACAGGATAACTGCGCCCCGCACTGCTAATAATAGGCGCGTTACCCAGTAATTTGGCGACAGCTTGCCCGTCTAAAGTTGCTGACATGACTAATAGTTTTAAATCATCACGTAAGGCTTGTTGCGTTTCTAAACAAAAAGCTAATCCTGTATCGGCATGTAAACTGCGCTCGTGAAATTCGTCAAAAATAACCAACCCTACGCCTGTTAATTCGGGGTCACGTTGTAAACGACGGGTTAAAATGCCTTCAGTAACGACTTCTATTCGTGTTTGCGCAGATAACTGGCTTTCAAAACGGGTTCTATAACCAACGGTTTTTCCAACAGCTTCCCCCAATTCATCCGCCATTCGTTGCGCGGCGGCGCGTGTGGCAAGGCGACGCGGTTCTAATAAAATTATCGTTTGTTGTTGTAGCCATGTTGCGTTTAATAAAGCAAGTGGCACGCGGGTGGTTTTTCCTGCACCCGGTGGGGCTTGTAAAACGACAGCAGGATGGTGTTGCAACGCGCTTTGTAAATTGGGGAGAACGGTGTCAATTGGTAACGGTGTGAACATAGAGGGCGTAGGTACTAAGCTAAAAGGGGGGTGAATAATAAAGTAGTCAGGATAAGCCCTTTTGTTGACGTGAAACTGTCTGCATCAGAATTCTCAGGGTTATCAATGCAATTGTTTTTTATCTTGCTTAAATCTAAACGTATTGATTTAGCGTGTTAATGGTTATGCATTGCTACTTTTAAGCGTAAATTGGTTTGTATGGTGTGAAAGATGATGCCCATATTTGGCATGATTTGTTCTAAAAATTCTACTTGTAATTCATTAAACTCTACCATTGCCCCCAATGAGACAACGCCTTTTAACTGATTTTCATACATAAAAGGGACAGCAAGAAAATGTGCGGGTGTTATTTCTTGTAACTCTTTCGTAATAAATGGATTATCTATAAAAGAGTGGGTTAAAAAAATGATTTTCTGCTCTAACGCGGCTTGTCCAACCAAGCCTTGACCGAGTGG contains:
- the hrpB gene encoding ATP-dependent helicase HrpB, with product MFTPLPIDTVLPNLQSALQHHPAVVLQAPPGAGKTTRVPLALLNATWLQQQTIILLEPRRLATRAAAQRMADELGEAVGKTVGYRTRFESQLSAQTRIEVVTEGILTRRLQRDPELTGVGLVIFDEFHERSLHADTGLAFCLETQQALRDDLKLLVMSATLDGQAVAKLLGNAPIISSAGRSYPVSLQYIPTDNNAPIAESMANALRNLITETTGDILAFLPGGGEIRRTQQLLNATFPPQIQIYPLYGDLSREAQDQAIRPAANGQRKIVLATPIAETSLTIEGITTVVDSGWRRAPRFDPSSGLSHLALQRVSKAAAEQRAGRAGRLQAGTCYRLWSKEQQERLIAQTPAEILEADLAPLALELAQWGVQDANTLRWLDPPPVAALAQARELLADLEALDTQGRLTHIGKTMLTWSTHPRLAHLLCRAQELGWGNLACDIAALLTERDILRDSRNPELSARLHALQTYRQQGKQAARTQGIDSNACQLVEQLAQQWRKQLRETPQSVEADSAGILLAFAYPDRIAQRRANSHQRYRLANGRGALLPAGVTAPDYLAVAHLDGGQGAEAKIFLAEPVSQTALLHYLSARVVTQERINWDYTQACVVAQREQRLGELIFTRTPLTNLTDHARIPILIQGIQQTGISALPFTEALREWQARILALRTWMPELGLPDISDDYLLAQLDTWLAAYLTGMSRLSHLQKLNLTEILHACLTWTMQQHIDKHAPTHLLVPSGSHIRLQYFPDGQPPILAVRLQELFGLHTTPTIAQGRIKIMLHLLSPARQPIQVTQDLSSFWERTYADVKKELKGRYPKHYWPDDPYQAVATRRVKPRGE